In Mycolicibacterium alvei, a single window of DNA contains:
- a CDS encoding TetR/AcrR family transcriptional regulator yields the protein MTGSERRQQLIEIAKSLFAERGYEGTSIEEIAQRANVSKPVVYEHFGGKEGLYAVVVDREMSALLDGITSSLTNNRSRVRVERVALALLTYVEERTDGFRILIRDSPAAITSGTYATLLNDAVNQVSSILAGDFSRRGLDPDLAPLYAQALVGSVSMTAQWWLDVREPKKEVVAAHVVNLAWNGLTHLESDPVLHEE from the coding sequence ATGACCGGTAGCGAACGACGACAACAACTCATCGAGATCGCCAAGTCGCTGTTCGCCGAACGAGGCTACGAGGGGACCTCGATCGAGGAGATCGCCCAGCGCGCGAACGTCTCCAAACCCGTGGTCTACGAGCATTTCGGCGGTAAAGAAGGCCTCTACGCCGTTGTTGTCGACCGGGAGATGTCGGCCTTGCTGGACGGGATCACCTCGTCGCTGACCAACAACCGGTCCCGGGTGCGGGTCGAACGGGTGGCGCTGGCCCTGCTGACCTACGTCGAGGAACGCACCGACGGTTTCCGCATCCTGATCCGCGACTCGCCGGCGGCCATCACCTCGGGGACCTACGCCACGTTGCTCAACGATGCGGTCAATCAGGTGTCCTCCATCCTGGCCGGGGATTTCTCCCGCCGCGGACTCGACCCGGACCTGGCGCCGCTGTATGCCCAGGCGCTGGTCGGTTCGGTGTCGATGACCGCGCAGTGGTGGCTCGACGTGCGCGAGCCCAAGAAAGAAGTGGTGGCCGCGCACGTGGTCAACCTGGCCTGGAACGGGCTGACGCATCTCGAGTCCGATCCGGTCCTGCACGAGGAGTAG
- a CDS encoding SRPBCC domain-containing protein: MTTDYDRIEHEIAIDAPAQRVWDLVSEPGWYINEERITEHRIERDGDVAIVTDPTHGRFALRTVTLDEPRYAAFRWHIDADDVGSSSTLVEFWITPAATGVVLRVVESGFASLDEPEADRRSRFDDHSGGWPVELGLARKYLVGAAADA, encoded by the coding sequence ATGACCACCGACTACGACCGCATCGAGCATGAGATCGCCATCGACGCGCCGGCGCAACGCGTCTGGGATCTGGTGAGCGAACCCGGTTGGTACATCAACGAGGAGCGGATCACCGAACACCGCATCGAACGTGACGGCGACGTCGCCATCGTCACCGACCCCACACACGGCAGGTTCGCCTTGCGAACCGTCACACTCGATGAGCCGCGCTATGCGGCCTTCCGGTGGCACATCGACGCCGACGACGTGGGCAGCTCATCCACCCTCGTCGAATTCTGGATCACCCCGGCGGCGACCGGCGTGGTGCTTCGTGTCGTCGAGAGTGGGTTCGCCTCGCTCGACGAGCCTGAGGCCGACCGCCGATCCCGGTTCGACGATCACAGTGGCGGCTGGCCGGTCGAGCTGGGCCTCGCCCGGAAGTATCTGGTGGGGGCCGCCGCCGATGCATGA
- a CDS encoding ArsR/SmtB family transcription factor, translating to MHENASPVQVFAALADDSRWQVLVALGRRPASASALADELPISRQAIAKHLKVLTEVGLVVATRAGREIKYEAVGARLSELARRLDGIAAGWERRLARIKDAAERGGPT from the coding sequence ATGCATGAGAATGCCTCGCCGGTACAGGTTTTCGCTGCGCTTGCCGACGACAGCCGCTGGCAGGTTCTCGTGGCACTCGGGCGTCGGCCCGCGTCCGCGTCGGCACTGGCCGACGAGCTGCCGATCAGCCGCCAGGCCATCGCCAAACATCTGAAAGTGCTCACCGAGGTCGGCCTGGTGGTCGCCACCCGGGCCGGGAGGGAGATCAAATACGAGGCGGTGGGAGCTCGGCTCAGCGAGCTGGCACGCCGACTCGACGGAATCGCGGCGGGTTGGGAACGTCGGCTTGCCCGGATCAAGGATGCTGCCGAGCGGGGCGGGCCAACGTAA